The Triticum aestivum cultivar Chinese Spring chromosome 6D, IWGSC CS RefSeq v2.1, whole genome shotgun sequence genomic sequence CTGGAGCTCATCCGCCGCGGCGCCCTGGAGGTCCGCTCCCTCgacctgcgcgcctcctcctcctggtcccagcagctcctcgacgccggcgtccgCTTCTTCCAAGGTTGCTCTCTCCCTCCCTCAAATTACCGTGGTTTTTTGCTCAGTTTAAAATGCCCCCGTCTAATGGAGTTCATGTAGTAGATAGGTTGCTGTTAGACGCACACAGTTGACAGAATTGCTTTCCAGACCATGATACATTATGCTGCCACCCTTTCTTACTAGGATATAGTCCTACCACTGAATCAAGCTTCAAATTAGCGTCTGTTCCACAGAGATTTTACTGTCAGTACACCTCGGTGTGTTTGTTTGGCTTCAAGTAGAGAGGGCTCTTGCATGGTTACTTCTTAAAATAGTAACACTAACGGTATCTATTAGACCATCGTGCCTTGAATTGCCTGACAGTACTGCTCTGAATCAACCTGCAAATTAGTGTCGGAGGTTTTACCTCAGtactccttgcctccttggtgtgtttgTTTTGCTTCAAGTAGAGAGGGTTCTTGCATGGTTACTTCTTAAAAGAGTAACTCTAACAGTATCTATTATACCATCATTCCCTGAATTGTCTATCAACGCCAGATATACACTGAATTATAAAGTATCTGCTGGATTACTTTGTGTTGCAGGGGATGTTCGGAAGAAGGAGGATGTGGAGAAGGTTTTCCGCAATGTGGACTGTGTCTTCCACCTTGCTTCATATGGAATGTCAGGGAAAGAAATGGTTCAGGCAGGACGAACAGATGAGGTCAATATAAACGGGACGTGCAATGTACTGGATGCTTGCCATGAGCATGGTGTTAGAAGGCTTGTGTATGTAAGCACGTATAATGTGGTGTTTGGAGGAAAGCCAATTGTCAATGGCAGTGAGACGTTGCCTTATTTTCCCATCGAAGACCATGTTGATGCTTATGGGCGTAGCAAATCGATCGCTGAACAGTTGGTGCTGAAGAGCAATGGTCGGCAAGCTAAGTAAGTATAACTTTTTTGTTGTTGTCATGATTCATATTTGTCTGCCTCTGCAACGATGCCATGTATATGATGGGTTTATTCTCTAGTACAACTATATTTGTTCAAAACAAATATTTGGTTTGTTTTGAACTCAGACTGGCATTTGGTAGTACTTGACACCATGCAGGCTGTCTTAGTGTCATACTGATCTGATGTTTGCCTACAGGAGTAATAAAGGTACTCGTCTTTATACATGTGCAATACGCCCGGCTGCTATCTATGGTCCAGGTGAAGAGCGTCATCTTCCAAGAATCCTGTCTCTTGGAAAATTGggattagcatctttcaggattgggGCTCCAAATGTGAAGACAGATTGGGTCTATGCTGATAATCTTGTTCTTGCACTGATATTGGCAAGTATGGGACTTTTAGATGACATTCCTGGCAGGAAGGGAACTCCTGTAGCAGCTGGTCAAGCATACTTCATATGTGATGGTAATTCCTGTTAGCCCTCATGGTTTCTGCTCCTGTCCTAGTATTATTAATACATagtccctccgtctgaaaatacttgtcggaggatgtatctagacgtattttagttctagatacatctatttttatccatttctccgacaagtatgtctggatggagggagtacttactgAGCTATAAACTCATATTCATTGTACAATGTTCTGAATATTTCATATGTGATAGTTATTCCTGTTAGCCTGCATGGTTTCTGCTCCTGTCCTAGTATTATTAACCTTATATACAGTTATTGAATTATAGTATTAtacacttatactccctccgtcccaaaataagtgtcgctaatttagtacaaagttgtactaaagcagcGACAGTTGGTTACTTTAATTGAACTACTGACAGACCCGCAAAAAAACTACTGGCAGAATCGGTGATTTCATCCCTGGACTTTCACAATAATGCCACTGTTAAGGATGTATGTTCTACTTGTTACTACCACATAACTTGTTCGGTGGCTGTTTTGTTACCAGAATTGGGCATTTTGTAGTGGTGTCCGCATTGTGGCTGTGAACCCTGTAGTATCTGGTTTGTCTTAATAAAAATTTGGGGCAAACCTTTTCttaaaaagaggaaaaaaaactaCATAATTTGTGTAGGCTAAAAGTACTTCACTAATTTTCAGATGACACTACACTGCATAAGTCTGAAAGTACTATTTTGCTACTTTTATTTCCACTTGTTCCGAACCTGGAGAGTTCAAAGCTTAATGGTTACGAACTTAATTGTAGCATGTATGTGATGCTTTATTAGCTTTGTTTACTTTCAGTAAATACACACGACCTAAAGTATGGCATTTACACTTTCTTTATTACTAGAAGTGTCTGATTATACTTTAAATAAATTGGCATTGCCTTATTGCGGGAATTTGCTTTTTTTTTTTCAGGATCGCCTGTTAATACTTTTGATTTTATCATCAGTCCCTTATTTCGAAGTTTGGGCTATCCGGTTCCTCGAGTTACACTAGATACCTCTGTTGCCCTCGCAATTTCAAGAATCTTTTTGTTCATGTCCACACTATTCTATCCGTGGTTAGATAGTAAATGGATTCctcagcctcttcttcttcctgctGAAGTATACAAGGTACCTGTATTTGTCATGTTTTAATTACTTTACCTAGTCTTTGTTCCTTGAAAGAAAACTATACTGCTGTTCTTTCATGTAAGGTGGATATATTTTGATCATAATTTCTGTGTACTATCTTCATATGGCAACCGTGTTCATCACTCTGAGCCATGAATAACAATagatcctttttttcttctttggtTTTCTATGAGCTTGAACCTATTCCACCTAATATAGCTACGGCAGATCTGCAGTTTATGAATCAGAGCTTACAGTATTTTGAAAATTGTCATTTTCAAGGTATATCTGTAGTTCTGTACTGACTACTTATGCTTTACTAGTAGGCAAGTAGACTTGCTATAATATTACTATCGACAAGTGACTGATGAGTGGCAACAAATCATTGCCTGTATACAGGGATCATAAACTAATGCTGGTAGTTCATATTGACAGGTGGGTGTTACACATTACTTTTCATATCtgaaagctaaggaggagcttGGCTATGTGCCTGTGACGAGTCCACAGGAAGGCCTGGCCGCAACCATCTCCTATTGGCAAGAGCGGAAGAGGAGAGAGCTCGATGGCCCGACGATATTCACCTGGGTTGCAGTAATAGCCGGGATGCTGGCTGTGTTCTCCGCCGCTTTCCTTCCACCCGTCGGTCCGCTCAAATGGGTGCTCGCCATTGATCTGTTCGTTTTCCGCTCGGTGCTGGTAACCCGGATAGTCTTTGTGGCCGCGGTCGCGGCGCACGCGGGCGAAGCCGTCTACGCCTGGTTCCTGGCGAAGAAGGTCGACCCGAGGAACGCTACGGGGTGGTTCTGGCAGACCTTTGTCCTGGGGTTCTTTTCCCTCCGGTTTCTGCTCAAGAGAGCAAGAGCGAGGGCGTGATTTGTGTGTTGTACAACCTACTATCTGGGAGTTCATAACAATGGATTCCAGTAGAAATTCCCCAGCGGTTGTAACCccggtgctgctgctgctgtaaaATGTGCACCCTGAGGTTTGTGTAATGTAGTGTATCAGGCATGCATGTCCGTCGCCTTGCCATGCTTTACACGAGCTTGGCATTGAACCGAAGGTTGCGTCACATGGACACATGGTCGGTCGGGTCGTGCCTGTGAGGCTGTGACCCTCAAGTATCAAGTGTCATTTGTTTTGAGTGGTTGTAACAATCACTGTCGGTCTGTCAGGCCAAATGTGACCGTTCAACCGACACAAATTCTAAAGCTTTCATCGATGTAGCACTACACACTGAACTGTATAATATCTGTGGGCTTGACGCAGCTCGTTTTTCTTGCGTAGCAGAGTCGGTATGTTGCAGGAACTAGATTATTGTTGTTGTCCCTGATTTGTTTTGCTTCGAGCTACCACTACGGCGCTACCAacccttttttttgcggggaaatagCGAAAGCTTTATTGCTTAAAGGCGTTCGCCGAGCAGTCTGCCAAAAGGCTACTGatcaggaagctaggagtattATCGATCCAGCTTTCGGTCACATCAATTGTGCAGGCTTGCTTAGCACAAATATGAGAAGGACCGTTAGCCGATCTTACAATATGCCGAATATCAAAATAAGTAAACTACCAGAGAGCTCTCCAATTTCTAACAagataggggccacgactgagcgAGAGTCATGGCGAGTGGTCCAGAGGTTGGCGACCTCCAAGCAGTCCGTCTCCACAATGACGTTTGTAAAACCCCTCTAGCTTGCGTAGATAACTCCGTCGCGCACTGCCATCGCCTCTGCAATGAAGGGATCCGTGACTCCGGGGTATGGTTTGCTCCATGCTCCTAGAAATGAGTTAGAGGACCGGGCTACGCCCCTGCTCCTCCTTTGCCATCTTCTCTTTTGATTGCCACATCAGTGTTGATAGTGACAAAACCTGGGTCGGGGGGTCGCATGCCCAGGCATGACCAGCGCGAGTTGCTGGGGTACCTTAAGAAGAGATAACGCCTCTCGGGCACAAAGGCATATTATACACGAAAATGcctgaggggggggggagggggggggggaccaGGGAGACTGGTAGTCAAGCACCGTATTTTTAGCGTCACAAAAAAGGGGGAAAAGTTATGCACATACAATACATGTATAGCATGTATACATGCAAATTTTCAAAATCCCTCCGACCCATAgtacttgtcttaaatttgtctagatacggatgtatctaaaacGTGTGTTGAGACATCTATATATAAACAAATCTAATAGTACAAGTACTCCCTCCACCCCGAATAACTCGTCGCGggaatggatgtgtctagaactaaaatacgtctagatgcaTCCATTTTCGTGACAAGTAAATCCAGATGGAAAAAGTAATATGAATTGAAGGGAGTAATGATACGTTCCATGCCTACATAGAAAGAAAAATATGCACATGAAAATGGGCcaccttttgttgttgttgttgttgttgggctGGGATTTAGCTTAAAATCACTAGTATGTTTTCAATTGAAATTTTACAGATCTGCCGCAAACACGTATAAGTTTTTGTAGATTTCTTTTGTTTATTTCTGAAACTATTAAATACGATTTTCGCGAACCAACCCGTGGTTGGATGATTAGAGGGagagtcctggtgctcgcattattcctggatttattttaggatttccggcgatgcgcttttaatgggaggagacgttcccgtcgacaacgaggcgcctatggtgacttcgtaagtCTCAAGGTGATATGTCggttcagtctctcgaaggtgctcataggaatAGTGTGTGCGTTCATACaggtgagtgtatgcgcatatGTATGAGCGTTTGCGTCTGTATAATGTGTTAAAAAAACCAAAAATCGGCACTCATAGCCCCTAACCCTAATAAAAAAAACAAAGGCATATCACAGCGTGATGGTTCAGTCAAACCGCTGCGACGAGGGAGGAAAGGAACAAAGGAGCTGCAGCAGTTGCGCCCCTCCACTCGGATGATTCCTTCCTCCACCCACCTCGCCGTCTCATTTAGCGCGCGCAGGTGGGGAGGTGTCGGCGGGAGGAAGCAACCGACGATCGAGACCAAGAGAACAGTAGgggccccctcaaaaaaaaaaaagaacagtAGGGGCGGGTGGGCCCGGGCGTCGTATCAGAGTTGGACTTGTGAACCGCCGCCGCTGTCcggctctgtgtgtgtgtgtgttggcctGTGCCCGCTTCTTCGGAACCGCACATCTCTCCGTAGCTTCGACCGTCAACACCGGTTTCTGGTGACTTCCAACCTTTTTCCCGCGTCGAATTGCACGCCACCGCCGCATGGTTCTGGCGTGAAACGCGCTGAAACTGAAACGTTCAGGGCGGGCACCGTCCGGGTGATTCCCCGTATAACCCCGTCGACGTATTACTGGCATTTTTGGTCTGGGTGATGCTTGCGAAGACGCACGCGTTGTTATTTACGTacgagaagaagagaaaaaggagcAGTGTCTTTGTGGAAAGGCGTGGTACGTTGAAGTGTGTGAGCACCCGGCTGGATGGAAGGAGAAGGTGACAAACAGTTGGTTGTTCTGTCTGGTAGGAGCATTGTTTCGTGGGCGACCTGACTGGCGATTTGGATGATTAATCCAACCCCCACGTTCTCATGCGCATTCTTTTGCTTATTACTACCACTCAAACACAGACATAGAG encodes the following:
- the LOC123145283 gene encoding short-chain dehydrogenase/reductase family 42E member 1 produces the protein MHLSENEGIEGVRFAVTGGQGFVGAALCLELIRRGALEVRSLDLRASSSWSQQLLDAGVRFFQGDVRKKEDVEKVFRNVDCVFHLASYGMSGKEMVQAGRTDEVNINGTCNVLDACHEHGVRRLVYVSTYNVVFGGKPIVNGSETLPYFPIEDHVDAYGRSKSIAEQLVLKSNGRQAKSNKGTRLYTCAIRPAAIYGPGEERHLPRILSLGKLGLASFRIGAPNVKTDWVYADNLVLALILASMGLLDDIPGRKGTPVAAGQAYFICDGSPVNTFDFIISPLFRSLGYPVPRVTLDTSVALAISRIFLFMSTLFYPWLDSKWIPQPLLLPAEVYKVGVTHYFSYLKAKEELGYVPVTSPQEGLAATISYWQERKRRELDGPTIFTWVAVIAGMLAVFSAAFLPPVGPLKWVLAIDLFVFRSVLVTRIVFVAAVAAHAGEAVYAWFLAKKVDPRNATGWFWQTFVLGFFSLRFLLKRARARA